Proteins found in one Miscanthus floridulus cultivar M001 chromosome 4, ASM1932011v1, whole genome shotgun sequence genomic segment:
- the LOC136549704 gene encoding LOW QUALITY PROTEIN: kinesin-like protein KIN-4A (The sequence of the model RefSeq protein was modified relative to this genomic sequence to represent the inferred CDS: deleted 1 base in 1 codon) — MTMEHGEDCCVKVAVHVRPLIGDEKLQGCKDCVAVVPGKPQVQIGSHSFTFDHVYGSTGTPSAAMFDECVAPLVDGLFQGYNATVLAYGQTGSGKTYTMGTACKEGSRIGIIPRAMAALFDKIENLKSQVEFQLRVSFIEILKEEVRDLLDPTAATVGKVENGNGHTKLSVPGKPPVQIREASNGVITLAGSTEVHVSTQKEMTACLEQGSLSRATGSTNMNNQSSRSHAIFTITLEQMRKTDPIMTADGMPIEEMNEDYLCAKLHLVDLAGSERAKRTGSDGLRFKEGVHINRGLLALGNVISALGDEKKRKEGAHVPYRDSKLTRLLQDSLGGNSKTVMIACISPADINAEETLNTLKYANRARNIQNKPIVNRNPIADEMKRMRQQIEYLQAELVSAQGGLASDDVQGLRERISWLEQTNEDLCRELYDIRSRSQNDSCEPEIHRTLNGFTKSEGLKRSLQSTDPFDVPMTDSVRGNPKDIEDEVSKEWEHTMLQDSMGKELNELNRQLEQKESEMKMYGCDTVALKQHFGKKLMELEEEKRAVQQERDRLLAEVESLNADGQTHKLRDAQLQKLKSLEAQILDLKKKQENQVQLLKEKQKSDEAAKKLQEEIHFIKAQKVQLQHKIKQEAEQFRQWKATREKELLQLRKEGRRNEYERHKLQALNQRQKLVLQRKTEEAAMATKRLKEILEARKSSARDSSAGTNGTSPGSNMSERSLQKWFDQELEVMVHVHEVRNEYEKQSQLRAALGEELAILKQEDIRAGGSSPQRGKNGNTRTNTLSPNARQARIASLESMVTISSNTLVAMASQLSEAEERERAFSGRSRWNQLRSMGEAKSLLQYIFNVAADARCQVREKEVEIKEMKEQMTELVGILRHSESCRREMEKQLKQREQTAPMATTPPKSGNGTAKHSADDPNTPLSPVAVPAQKQLKYSAGIVNSPSKGIAAIKKEQLKMVPIAQLSVGRKVSISGQSGKLWRWKRSHHQWLLQFKWKWQKPWKLSEMIRNSDETITRIRPRPQLLPHKPHK; from the exons ATGACCATGGAGCATGGCGAGGATTGCTGCGTCAAGGTGGCGGTCCACGTGCGCCCGCTCATCGGCGACGAGAAGCTGCAGGGCTGTAAGGACTGCGTCGCCGTCGTGCCGGGCAAACCACAG GTCCAGATCGGCAGCCACTCCTTCACCTTCGACCATGTTTACGGCAGCACAGGCACGCCGTCGGCAGCCATGTTCGACGAGTGCGTGGCG CCGCTGGTCGACGGACTCTTCCAGGGCTACAACGCTACCGTGCTCGCGTACGGCCAG ACCGGATCAGGGAAGACGTATACCATGGGGACTGCCTGCAAGGAGGGATCGCGTATCGGGATTATCCCACGAGCCATGGCTGCGCTGTTTGACAAGATTGAGAACCTGAAAAGCCAAGTGGAGTTCCAGTTACGCGTATCATTCATCGAG ATTCTGAAAGAAGAGGTCAGGGATCTGCTTGACCCTACTGCTGCTACTGTGGGCAAAGTTGAGAATGGCAATGGGCACACAAAATTGTCTGTGCCAGGGAAACCCCCTGTGCAGATCCGAGAGGCGTCAAATGGAGTCATAACGCTAGCTGGATCGACTGAAGTGCATGTCAGCACTCAGAAGGAAATGACTGCATGCCTTGAACAAGGTTCCCTGAGTCGCGCAACTGGAAGTACCAACATGAACAACCAGTCAAG TCGTTCCCATGCCATCTTCACAATCACATTGGAGCAGATGCGCAAAACAGATCCCATCATGACTGCAGATGGAATGCCTATTGAAGAGATGAATGAAGACTATCTCTGTGCCAAACTTCATTTAGTAGATCTTGCTGGATCAGAACGGGCTAAGAGAACGGGTTCAGATGGCCTGCGCTTCAAGGAAG GTGTTCACATCAATCGAGGACTTCTCGCTCTCGGCAATGTCATAAGTGCtcttggagatgagaaaaaaaggaaagaagGTGCTCACGTTCCTTATCGGGACAGCAAACTCACTCGTCTTTTGCAG GACTCCCTAGGTGGAAATAGCAAGACTGTCATGATAG CTTGCATAAGTCCGGCAGATATTAATGCTGAAGAGACATTAAACACTTTGAAATATGCTAACCGGGCACGTAATATCCAAAATAAACCAATT GTCAATAGAAATCCTATTGCTGATGAGATGAAAAGAATGCGCCAGCAGATTGAATATTTGCAGGCAGAGCTTGTTTCGGCTCAAGGAGGACTCGCATCAGATGATGTTCAG GGTCTCAGAGAGAGGATTTCATGGCTTGAACAAACAAATGAAGACCTTTGCAGGGAACTATATGATATTCGCAGCCGGTCTCAAAATGATTCATGTGAACCTGAAATACAT CGAACCTTAAATGGCTTTACCAAAAGCGAAGGGCTCAAAAGAAGCTTGCAAAGCACAGATCCATTTGATGTCCCAATGACTGACTCAGTAAGAG GCAACCCTAAGGATATTGAAGATGAAGTATCTAAAGAATGGGAACACACAATGCTGCAGGATAGCATGGGCAAGGAGTTGAATGAATTAAACCGACAACTTGAGCAAAAGGAG TCTGAGATGAAAATGTACGGATGTGATACTGTTGCACTTAAGCAGCACTTCGGAAAGAAActtatggagcttgaagaagagaaaaGGGCAGTACAG CAAGAGAGGGACAGATTGTTGGCTGAAGTTGAAAGCCTAAATGCTGATGGCCAAACGCATAAACTCCGAGATGCGCAGCTGCAGAAACTAAAATCCCTTGAAGCCCAG ATTCTAGACCTCAAGAAAAAGCAGGAGAACCAAGTTCAGCTTTTGAAGGAAAAGCAAAAGAGTGATGAAGCTGCTAAGAAACTGCAAGAAGAAATTCATTTTATAAAAGCGCAAAAG GTTCAACTACAACACAAAATTAAACAGGAAGCAGAGCAGTTTAGGCAATGGAAAGCTACCCGTGAGAAGGAACTTCTTCAG TTACGCAAAGAGGGACGGAGAAATGAGTATGAACGCCACAAGCTTCAAGCACTTAATCAGCGGCAGAAATTG GTTTTGCAAAGGAAGACTGAAGAGGCTGCTATGGCTACCAAAAGGCTGAAAGAGATACTAGAAGCTAGGAAATCTTCCGCCCGTGACAGTTCTG CTGGCACCAATGGTACATCTCCAGGCTCTAAC ATGAGTGAGAGATCGCTGCAAAAATGGTTTGATCAAGAGCTTGAAGTTATGGTGCATGTGCATGAAGTCCGAAATGAATACGAAAAACAAAGCCAACT GCGCGCTGCACTTGGTGAGGAGCTTGCCATTTTGAAACAAGAAGATATACGAGCTGGTGGATCTAGCCCCCAAAGAGGGAAGAACGGAAACACTAG GACAAATACCTTGTCACCAAATGCAAGACAAGCTAGGATAGCATCACTTGAGAGCATGGTGACAATCTCCTCAAATACTCTTGTTGcaatggcttctcaactctccgAAGCTGAAGAAAGAGAGCGTGCCTTCTCTGGGCGTAGTCGTTGGAATCAATTGCGGTCAATGGGGGAGGCAAAGAGCTTACTGCAGTATATCTTTAATGTTGCTGCTGATGCAAG ATGCCAAGTAAGGGAGAAGGAAGTGGAGATCAAGGAAATGAAGGAACAAATGACAGAGCTTGTGGGCATTCTTCGACACAGTGAATCATGCAGAAGAGAAATGGAAAAGCAGCTCAAGCAAAGAGAACAGACAGCTCCAATGGCCACTACACCTCCG AAAAGTGGAAATGGCACGGCGAAGCACTCTGCTGATGACCCCAACACACCACTGTCCCCTGTCGCCGTTCCTGCACAGAAGCAGCTTAAGTATTCTGCTGGAATTGTAAATAGCCCCAGCAAAGGGATAGCTGCGATTAAAAAAGAGCAACTTAAG ATGGTTCCTATTGCACAGTTGTCTGTGGGGAGGAAAGTTTCAATATCAGGGCAATCAGGAAAGCTCTGGAGGTGGAAAAGGAGCCATCACCAGTGGCTGCTGCAGTTCAAGTGGAAGTGGCAGAAGCCGTGGAAGTTGTCTGAGATGATCCGAAACAGTGATGAAACAATCACGAGGATTAGGCCCAGACCTCAACTTCTTCCACATAAACCTCATAAGTGA